agtctgtgtggTTTCCATGGTGGTACTCATCGGAGGCAAGATGCTGAATGAGCACTTTAAGAACAAGCTGCCTGTCGTTATACCGTGGGAACTTATAGTGGTGaacgacacacaaacacacacacacacacacacactcagtagaCTCATGCCCATAAGATGCACCCAGATGGACAGATGCCACAGTGATGAACTGATGAATGACtcataattatataaaaatctgtttttatctccaaaaccacaaatccCCACATACAATAAATATCTGCACCTGGCCACTGATTAACCATCAGTCTGTCTTCtggtggtgttttgtttttaaatgtaatattatattttaaaaatatttttaagctCATCAGTTGTTTTAATTACTGTAAGGATTTCAGAGTAATTCACCGTAGATTATTGTAACTAAAACcccaaatgtaaacataactaaAAAGTCactacaaaaagtgaaaacatttttagcttatttaaaaaagaagttAAACAATTGTCTTTTATTATCTTAAAATCCcatgacttttacttaaaaacagaaaatgtgtttttaatagtaatCTGATGGCGTAAACAACATGGATGAATAAAATCTTCAACCTATAAAACCATAGCAAGATTTTGATGATGATATATTAAACAAAGATGCCAAATAATAGATACAACCTGAAAAAAGAGGCAAAGAGGAACAGCAGTTGCAAggcaaaacagaaacactgaacttGGTACATAATGTGATATATGGAATACAAAACCAAACTCAAGCATCAACAAACTGGAGACATCTGATAGGTAATCTTTGAATCTTTTCTATATCCATGATCTGCTCAGTTATGTtaaattacagtgtgttatgGGAAAATGTCTTCAACCCACCTCTGTGAAAAGCTAGCTGTATCAGTGGACGGACAGTATCTGAAtatgataatgtgtgtgtttgtgtacttccATATGCACGTGTATGAGCAGACTGATTGGAAAtcaacaatatacagtattctACATCTAAATGTCAGATCAAACAGATCTCATTCTGTGGAGAAAATGTCATGTCCATTGTTTTTCTCCCTACAGATTGTCCTGGGCACCATCCTGTCAGTGCAGATGGACCTGGCTGGACACAGAGTCCAGGTGGTGGGACACATACCCAGTGGGTCAGTAGAACTGTGtcattgtctgttttgtgtgtctccTTGTCActcaattttctcttttttaatatattttctaagACTATTGTGTagattttttactttgttgaaGACTtcaaacaatatatattttgagGCATTTTTCTTTTAGAGTGAAGCTGGTGATTCGATAGGCAAGTGTTTTATTGTAACTGTAGTATACtgcttttaaagaaataataataaatcagttCAAAGCTTTTAACAAATCATTGatcattcaaattcaaatgaatatataatgcaaagaaaatgttattttattttattactaccTGCACATACTGTCTTTAGTATGACTCTTTTCTCATCTTTCTGACACTCTAACCTCCATCTAACCTTCCATTCTGCATACTTCTGTTCTCATCATAGAAAATAAGCCAGttagttttattgtgttatccTTGATAGCTTTAAGAGAATGCAGTGTGTGATGAGTAATTCATGGGGTGACTCAGCTTAAATTGGTGGTCATCATTctttatattactgtatatttaatttattttctttgaataATCAATTAGTCATTCAGTTGATCAACCAGCcatctctttccttcctccctctcctcttctctagCCTGTCTTCCCcagtcctcctctctctctctcaggccaGAGAGCTGTTCATTCCAGCTCTGTCCGCAGCTCTGGTTGGCTTCAGTTTCCTCTCAGCCATGGGCTCAGTGTTTGCCCATAAACACAGCTATCCATTTTCTGCACTGATTTTGACTGGTGTAAATCCACACGTGACTTTTTCTCACTGTGAAAACCTCTGCAGGGAAAGCTCTGTCAGTCAGAGTTTGCTCTGTCAGTTTGTCCAAGTGAaggacaaacaataaaaacattgtcTGGTTAGATGAACACAGTCTAATCAGACATACATTGTGCAGTTCTTGTGAGATATCCATTAACTGAAAAGAATAACGCTTACTTCTACAAATTGATTTTA
This sequence is a window from Siniperca chuatsi isolate FFG_IHB_CAS linkage group LG10, ASM2008510v1, whole genome shotgun sequence. Protein-coding genes within it:
- the LOC122882793 gene encoding prestin, which gives rise to MTDREVLKVVLHGVTSAVPGALSVCVVSMVVLIGGKMLNEHFKNKLPVVIPGKEEQQLQGKTETLNLVHNVIYGIQNQTQASTNWRHLIDCPGHHPVSADGPGWTQSPGGGTHTQWELLALGLCNTIGGMFQRFATSCSFSRSMVQDSTGVKSQMASLVSALIANYLVKDRSPL